The Argopecten irradians isolate NY chromosome 6, Ai_NY, whole genome shotgun sequence genome has a window encoding:
- the LOC138324940 gene encoding uncharacterized protein isoform X1: MGNISLYIVLFVGCCAQLCYGGTCRYSYSSVYYKRTCSRHWGFCWSYKTVTRYRQQFRYKCCPGYTGAGCNTPICSPPCQNGGTCISPNQCKCASGTVGNNCAQITCSYLKPCFPGICYFPDNCRCQDGYKGTTCLQFSESPTMLRCSGFLLMKERSSGKEMYRFVTDSSSPDNNEVDLIWVNQNDYNIVNVYFEADFTPYIHNLPDRRYIEQYAFGIQDADVMLTLNKITRPGDNVIYTRPPKSYQCNGFPANTNIKNSTICNITDSNFDWLLEHGDNLTATVTAKSGGYRYITNENTNTRDRTENYTGRTATKQMQYMFDFHIPRHCSENNSCSHHESPLHLSTDISREPVTISWDGWIDDLSGLNKYTIDVYKLGPDSRTGELTEINTNHSLSTIQVNVTEPFPVYAPNGIGMYSILLEVADKASNFKYARRLFLFDNSSHISINDNKMAIPGSVGEKHLWISTLQNESALGDPIQISWANHFVNHDHVNLNLLTRVSPFKKDVYNGIINRYVQPGLDDNEGERMMQPVENVHGIVRVQTAYKRDKNGGTTITQTPTHGWQNVPGYLTERTSINIPRHDGDSIRIWVRVYDVVNNNATDSILLHTDSSPPVIEQPVFHKNMHNGSFPFSSRVSILASDRHSGIHMLKWKISANNSGELFQSGSESGNVTESKPSLQEGACSADGECYFFYNQFEVNNCWFKVPKDELQTQVTNIDIEVFNSAMLSSIGRFQVIDLTSLRGMEEYSGPMDLEVAGSTSYSVNFQWHQGPTCYDRTDILLMYNVSGQTRSMNIHKDAEYYTLGDLDPETTYIAQFVVVYGEEQSDPVEITFTTGEYEGLSAGAIAAITIVMLILAGLLIAGIVLWRTGRLNRYKESIYGHIQRRTTRRRRTTNSYIDSNDVNGHIERKSFANLAYSDVGDDDVYMYGQMVFNDHQSWEVPHDKVSLVEKLTTGRFADIFKASQNVKTNNRRTVVAKVLKESHTELDALVMNAKINFFATKVGSHANVVQFVGAVLDNKPLDQFMLLEYCEGGVMRTWLQNQKTNVTDSIVDTLYRMTFDIAKGMEYLASKEITHRHLAARNILLTSGLKAKIAGFGPTKETEQDGDTGKEKVPIKWMAPECMTSLKEATLESDVWAYGIVLWEIFSLGETPYPGIRSMEVATKVSNGYRMSRPEYCADMHYEIMKNCWQDKQSSRPKFSVIVQEISSTFRSSVADYYYYVTQ, encoded by the exons TAACTTGTTCATATCTAAAGCCATGTTTTCCTGGTATATGTTATTTTCCCGACAACTGTCGATGTCAGGATGGGTACAAAGGAACAACTTGTCTGCAAT TTTCAGAATCTCCAACAATGTTGAGGTGCAGCGGTTTTCTTCTTATGAAGGAACGATCGTCAGGAAAGGAAATGTACCGGTTTGTGACAGACTCGTCCTCCCCAGATAACAACGAAGTAGATCTGATATGGGTCAATCAGAATGACTATAACATCGTCAATGTCTATTTCGAAGCTGACTTTACTCCTTATATCCATAACCTACCGGATCGGCGATATATCGAGCAGTATGCGTTCGGCATACAGGACGCTGATGTAATGTTAACTCTCAATAAAATTACACGCCCAG gCGACAATGTGATATACACACGACCACCGAAAAGCTACCAATGTAATGGCTTCCCTGCGAACACCAACATAAAAAACAGTACGATCTGCAACATCACAGACTCaaattttgattggctattGGAGCATGGGGATAA cTTGACTGCCACAGTTACCGCGAAGAGTGGTGGGTATAGATACATCACAAACGAAAACACTAATACCCGGGATAGGACCGAGAATTATACAGGGAGGACAGCGACAAAACAGATGCAGTACATGTTTGACTTCCATATCCCTAGACACTGTAGTGAAAACAACAGCTGTTCCCACCACGAGTCTCCACTACACCTCTCTACAGACATCAGTAGG GAGCCAGTCACCATCAGCTGGGACGGCTGGATAGACGATCTTTCTGGTCTCAACAAGTATACAATTGATGTGTACAAGCTGGGGCCAGATAGCAGGACTGGGGAACTAACTGAAATAAACACAAACCACTCTTTGTCTACTATACAGGTGAATGTAACTGAGCCATTTCCTGTTTACGCACCGAATGGAATCGGTATGTATAGTATTCTACTGGAGGTAGCGGACAAGGCGAGCAACTTTAAGTACGCCAGACGACTGTTTCTGTTCGACAATTCTTCACATATCTCcataaatgataacaaaatggcCATCCCCGGATCGGTTGGCGAAAAACACCTATGGATATCAACATTGCAAAACGAAAGTGCTCTTGGTGATCCTATCCAGATTAGCTGGGCCAATCATTTTGTTAACCATGATCACGTGAATTTGAATCTTTTAACACGAGTTTCACCATTCAAAAAGGATGTGTACAATGGAATTATAAATCGGTATGTACAGCCGGGCCTTGACGACAATGAAGGAGAGCGTATGATGCAGCCCGTTGAAAATGTACATGGAATAGTACGTGTGCAAACAGCTTACAAACGTGATAAAAATGGAGGAACGACCATCACCCAGACTCCCACCCATGGATGGCAAAACGTGCCTGGATACCTAACCGAACGCACTTCTATCAACATTCCGCGACACGATGGCGACTCCATACGTATATGGGTGCGTGTATATGATGTTGTAAACAACAATGCCACCGACTCCATCCTGTTGCATACTGACTCATCCCCACCCGTCATAGAACAACCAGTCTTTCACAAAAACATGCACAATGGTTCTTTTCCGTTCTCCAGCCG AGTTTCGATTTTGGCATCCGACAGACACAGTGGAATCCATATGCTCAAATGGAAAATAAGCGCTAATAATTCAGGGGAGCTGTTTCAATCCGGCAGTGAAAGTGGCAATGTTACCGAA AGTAAACCAAGTCTACAGGAGGGAGCCTGTTCTGCTGACGGCGAATGCTACTTTTTCTATAACCAATTCGAGGTCAACAACTGCTGGTTCAAAGTGCCAAAGGACGAACTTCAAACACAAGTAACAAACATCGACATCGAAGTTTTCAACTCTGCAATGTTAAGTTCAATCGGACGATTTCAG GTTATCGACCTGACGTCTTTGCGAGGAATGGAAGAAT ATTCTGGTCCAATGGATTTAGAGGTCGCAGGTTCGACTTCGTACAGCGTTAATTTCCAGTGGCATCAGGGACCGACGTGTTATGACCGTACGGACATTCTATTGATGTACAATGTGTCTGGGCAGACAAGGTCAATGAACATTCACAAAGACGCTGAGTACTACACGCTTGGCGACCTTGACCCCGAGACTACATACATCGCTCAGTTTGTCGTTGTGTACGGAGAAGAACAGAGTGATCCCGTGGAAATTACTTTCACGACAG GAGAATACGAAGGTTTGTCAGCTGGTGCTATAGCGGCAATTACTATAG TTATGCTGATCCTTGCTGGCTTACTTATTGCCGGGATTGTACTTTGGAGAACTGGGCGGCTCAATCGCTACAAAGAGTCTATATATGGTCACATACAGAGGCGAACGACCAGGCGCAGACGGACCACTAATTCCTACATCGACTCCAATGATGTTAACGGTCATATAGAAAGAAAATCCTTTGcg AACCTGGCCTATTCGGATGTTGGTGACGatgatgtatatatgtacgGTCAAATGGTGTTCAATGACCACCAATCCTGGGAGGTTCCTCACGACAAGGTGTCCCTGGTGGAGAAGCTGACCACTGGCCGGTTTGCTGACATCTTCAAAGCTTCACAAAACGTCAAAACAAACAATAGGAGGACTGTTGTAGCTAAGGTTCTGAAAG AATCGCACACTGAGCTGGACGCTTTAGTAATGAACGCCAAGATTAACTTCTTCGCCACAAAAGTTGGTTCCCATGCCAACGTGGTACAGTTCGTCGGAGCTGTCCTTGACAACAAACCAT TGGACCAGTTTATGTTGCTGGAGTATTGTGAGGGTGGCGTGATGAGGACGTGGTTACAGAACCAGAAGACTAACGTCACAGACAGCATAGTGGACACCTTGTATCGTATGACATTTGACATAGCGAAAGGGATGGAGTATCTAGCCTCTAAAGAG ATTACCCATCGTCATCTTGCTGCCAGGAATATTCTTCTTACATCAGGTCTTAAAGCCAAAATTGCCGGTTTTGGACCAACGAAAGAGACCGAGCAGGATGGAGATACAGGGAAG GAGAAGGTGCCAATCAAATGGATGGCTCCAGAATGTATGACATCATTGAAAGAGGCGACCCTAGAGAGTGATGTATGGGCCTATGGAATTGTCCTGTGGGAAATATTCAGTCTAG GTGAGACGCCTTACCCTGGAATACGGAGTATGGAGGTGGCCACGAAGGTATCCAATGGTTACCGTATGAGCCGTCCGGAATACTGTGCTGACAT GCATTACGAGATAATGAAGAACTGCTGGCAGGATAAACAGTCATCACGGCCAAAGTTCTCTGTCATTGTACAGGAGATCAGCAGTACCTTCAGATCCAGTGTTGCAGATTACTATTACTACGTCACGCAGTGA
- the LOC138324940 gene encoding uncharacterized protein isoform X2: protein MAICSPPCQNGGTCISPNQCKCASGTVGNNCAQITCSYLKPCFPGICYFPDNCRCQDGYKGTTCLQFSESPTMLRCSGFLLMKERSSGKEMYRFVTDSSSPDNNEVDLIWVNQNDYNIVNVYFEADFTPYIHNLPDRRYIEQYAFGIQDADVMLTLNKITRPGDNVIYTRPPKSYQCNGFPANTNIKNSTICNITDSNFDWLLEHGDNLTATVTAKSGGYRYITNENTNTRDRTENYTGRTATKQMQYMFDFHIPRHCSENNSCSHHESPLHLSTDISREPVTISWDGWIDDLSGLNKYTIDVYKLGPDSRTGELTEINTNHSLSTIQVNVTEPFPVYAPNGIGMYSILLEVADKASNFKYARRLFLFDNSSHISINDNKMAIPGSVGEKHLWISTLQNESALGDPIQISWANHFVNHDHVNLNLLTRVSPFKKDVYNGIINRYVQPGLDDNEGERMMQPVENVHGIVRVQTAYKRDKNGGTTITQTPTHGWQNVPGYLTERTSINIPRHDGDSIRIWVRVYDVVNNNATDSILLHTDSSPPVIEQPVFHKNMHNGSFPFSSRVSILASDRHSGIHMLKWKISANNSGELFQSGSESGNVTESKPSLQEGACSADGECYFFYNQFEVNNCWFKVPKDELQTQVTNIDIEVFNSAMLSSIGRFQVIDLTSLRGMEEYSGPMDLEVAGSTSYSVNFQWHQGPTCYDRTDILLMYNVSGQTRSMNIHKDAEYYTLGDLDPETTYIAQFVVVYGEEQSDPVEITFTTGEYEGLSAGAIAAITIVMLILAGLLIAGIVLWRTGRLNRYKESIYGHIQRRTTRRRRTTNSYIDSNDVNGHIERKSFANLAYSDVGDDDVYMYGQMVFNDHQSWEVPHDKVSLVEKLTTGRFADIFKASQNVKTNNRRTVVAKVLKESHTELDALVMNAKINFFATKVGSHANVVQFVGAVLDNKPLDQFMLLEYCEGGVMRTWLQNQKTNVTDSIVDTLYRMTFDIAKGMEYLASKEITHRHLAARNILLTSGLKAKIAGFGPTKETEQDGDTGKEKVPIKWMAPECMTSLKEATLESDVWAYGIVLWEIFSLGETPYPGIRSMEVATKVSNGYRMSRPEYCADMHYEIMKNCWQDKQSSRPKFSVIVQEISSTFRSSVADYYYYVTQ from the exons TAACTTGTTCATATCTAAAGCCATGTTTTCCTGGTATATGTTATTTTCCCGACAACTGTCGATGTCAGGATGGGTACAAAGGAACAACTTGTCTGCAAT TTTCAGAATCTCCAACAATGTTGAGGTGCAGCGGTTTTCTTCTTATGAAGGAACGATCGTCAGGAAAGGAAATGTACCGGTTTGTGACAGACTCGTCCTCCCCAGATAACAACGAAGTAGATCTGATATGGGTCAATCAGAATGACTATAACATCGTCAATGTCTATTTCGAAGCTGACTTTACTCCTTATATCCATAACCTACCGGATCGGCGATATATCGAGCAGTATGCGTTCGGCATACAGGACGCTGATGTAATGTTAACTCTCAATAAAATTACACGCCCAG gCGACAATGTGATATACACACGACCACCGAAAAGCTACCAATGTAATGGCTTCCCTGCGAACACCAACATAAAAAACAGTACGATCTGCAACATCACAGACTCaaattttgattggctattGGAGCATGGGGATAA cTTGACTGCCACAGTTACCGCGAAGAGTGGTGGGTATAGATACATCACAAACGAAAACACTAATACCCGGGATAGGACCGAGAATTATACAGGGAGGACAGCGACAAAACAGATGCAGTACATGTTTGACTTCCATATCCCTAGACACTGTAGTGAAAACAACAGCTGTTCCCACCACGAGTCTCCACTACACCTCTCTACAGACATCAGTAGG GAGCCAGTCACCATCAGCTGGGACGGCTGGATAGACGATCTTTCTGGTCTCAACAAGTATACAATTGATGTGTACAAGCTGGGGCCAGATAGCAGGACTGGGGAACTAACTGAAATAAACACAAACCACTCTTTGTCTACTATACAGGTGAATGTAACTGAGCCATTTCCTGTTTACGCACCGAATGGAATCGGTATGTATAGTATTCTACTGGAGGTAGCGGACAAGGCGAGCAACTTTAAGTACGCCAGACGACTGTTTCTGTTCGACAATTCTTCACATATCTCcataaatgataacaaaatggcCATCCCCGGATCGGTTGGCGAAAAACACCTATGGATATCAACATTGCAAAACGAAAGTGCTCTTGGTGATCCTATCCAGATTAGCTGGGCCAATCATTTTGTTAACCATGATCACGTGAATTTGAATCTTTTAACACGAGTTTCACCATTCAAAAAGGATGTGTACAATGGAATTATAAATCGGTATGTACAGCCGGGCCTTGACGACAATGAAGGAGAGCGTATGATGCAGCCCGTTGAAAATGTACATGGAATAGTACGTGTGCAAACAGCTTACAAACGTGATAAAAATGGAGGAACGACCATCACCCAGACTCCCACCCATGGATGGCAAAACGTGCCTGGATACCTAACCGAACGCACTTCTATCAACATTCCGCGACACGATGGCGACTCCATACGTATATGGGTGCGTGTATATGATGTTGTAAACAACAATGCCACCGACTCCATCCTGTTGCATACTGACTCATCCCCACCCGTCATAGAACAACCAGTCTTTCACAAAAACATGCACAATGGTTCTTTTCCGTTCTCCAGCCG AGTTTCGATTTTGGCATCCGACAGACACAGTGGAATCCATATGCTCAAATGGAAAATAAGCGCTAATAATTCAGGGGAGCTGTTTCAATCCGGCAGTGAAAGTGGCAATGTTACCGAA AGTAAACCAAGTCTACAGGAGGGAGCCTGTTCTGCTGACGGCGAATGCTACTTTTTCTATAACCAATTCGAGGTCAACAACTGCTGGTTCAAAGTGCCAAAGGACGAACTTCAAACACAAGTAACAAACATCGACATCGAAGTTTTCAACTCTGCAATGTTAAGTTCAATCGGACGATTTCAG GTTATCGACCTGACGTCTTTGCGAGGAATGGAAGAAT ATTCTGGTCCAATGGATTTAGAGGTCGCAGGTTCGACTTCGTACAGCGTTAATTTCCAGTGGCATCAGGGACCGACGTGTTATGACCGTACGGACATTCTATTGATGTACAATGTGTCTGGGCAGACAAGGTCAATGAACATTCACAAAGACGCTGAGTACTACACGCTTGGCGACCTTGACCCCGAGACTACATACATCGCTCAGTTTGTCGTTGTGTACGGAGAAGAACAGAGTGATCCCGTGGAAATTACTTTCACGACAG GAGAATACGAAGGTTTGTCAGCTGGTGCTATAGCGGCAATTACTATAG TTATGCTGATCCTTGCTGGCTTACTTATTGCCGGGATTGTACTTTGGAGAACTGGGCGGCTCAATCGCTACAAAGAGTCTATATATGGTCACATACAGAGGCGAACGACCAGGCGCAGACGGACCACTAATTCCTACATCGACTCCAATGATGTTAACGGTCATATAGAAAGAAAATCCTTTGcg AACCTGGCCTATTCGGATGTTGGTGACGatgatgtatatatgtacgGTCAAATGGTGTTCAATGACCACCAATCCTGGGAGGTTCCTCACGACAAGGTGTCCCTGGTGGAGAAGCTGACCACTGGCCGGTTTGCTGACATCTTCAAAGCTTCACAAAACGTCAAAACAAACAATAGGAGGACTGTTGTAGCTAAGGTTCTGAAAG AATCGCACACTGAGCTGGACGCTTTAGTAATGAACGCCAAGATTAACTTCTTCGCCACAAAAGTTGGTTCCCATGCCAACGTGGTACAGTTCGTCGGAGCTGTCCTTGACAACAAACCAT TGGACCAGTTTATGTTGCTGGAGTATTGTGAGGGTGGCGTGATGAGGACGTGGTTACAGAACCAGAAGACTAACGTCACAGACAGCATAGTGGACACCTTGTATCGTATGACATTTGACATAGCGAAAGGGATGGAGTATCTAGCCTCTAAAGAG ATTACCCATCGTCATCTTGCTGCCAGGAATATTCTTCTTACATCAGGTCTTAAAGCCAAAATTGCCGGTTTTGGACCAACGAAAGAGACCGAGCAGGATGGAGATACAGGGAAG GAGAAGGTGCCAATCAAATGGATGGCTCCAGAATGTATGACATCATTGAAAGAGGCGACCCTAGAGAGTGATGTATGGGCCTATGGAATTGTCCTGTGGGAAATATTCAGTCTAG GTGAGACGCCTTACCCTGGAATACGGAGTATGGAGGTGGCCACGAAGGTATCCAATGGTTACCGTATGAGCCGTCCGGAATACTGTGCTGACAT GCATTACGAGATAATGAAGAACTGCTGGCAGGATAAACAGTCATCACGGCCAAAGTTCTCTGTCATTGTACAGGAGATCAGCAGTACCTTCAGATCCAGTGTTGCAGATTACTATTACTACGTCACGCAGTGA